Part of the Antedon mediterranea chromosome 6, ecAntMedi1.1, whole genome shotgun sequence genome, attagagtaaatataaatatatacattttgaatagatcagtgaaaatatcaactctctcggactagtagtttttgagatatggtaaccctgtaatttacccctaatttgcatatttaagctaatttgcatattatcgggatgagtgacagaggtgtgatgctcaaattttgatctcctcataatatatgaccatttaaaaaagaaaaatctctgtttgcaatttgtttcactttgggctgtttttttttgctagattgactagcctattGTGTTGTCTGGTTGCtgaattgtttttcttttttggcAGAATCCATTAATTAAAAACGAGAAAGACACAATTTTATACAATTGTATGTTTTTCTTCATGATCAACTCTATATATCGATGTGATGATATAAGTGTGATGCATGCAATTTCAATTATTAGAGTCGGCTTATTTTCCACATTATTGCAATTATAGGCCCATGTTGGATttctatttacaaaaaaaatgtaggcAAGTTTGTGACCTTTAAAAGACTgaggaaaaaaattaataacttaTACTAACTTATAAATTGTGTGTATATAGAACTTACTGCTATAGAAAGCAAAATCAGCAATGTCGCGGTCTCCTAAAGCATTTGAGACATACAACTCTACTTTCATTCTGCCATGGTCATAAGCTAaatctatatatttattatgtgtcgttttattatttctacaaaaaaaaaagagaaaaacatcATAATACATTTAGTCAATATTTATGAACAGTAtatatgtgtacagtatatatatacagtatatataaataccACAGGAACTGCAGAATATTAATTCTAAACTGcctggtaataaataaattaattaatttgaaatgataaataaatctgtgagaatgagatgTAGATGCCCTAACCATTGAACTTTCAAACTATCAAATGTGGCacatcttcatttttttttcacatcaaatttgatagtgtagacaaagctttacattCTGTCTTTGACAAGGCAAATCCATGATTACATGCTGTAAGCAAACTCTCCATAAACTTACAATAAAGTAGATGAGGCCCTTCCATAGAAAATTTGGTACACATTTGGAAGGTTTGTATCCAAGTCTCCAGGTAGCCATGTGCATCTGAAATGTGTAATACTCGTCTCAAAGCATGTAAGATTTTTGACCGCTACCGGTTTACCTGTTGAAGGATATCAAATTTATTGTAATTGATAACTTTACTGTACCATGTAGTAGTAATTGAGAAATCAATTAAGTACACAAAAAAGCTGACACAAGAATAAGTGGTGGTGCTAGACCACACCGAGATACAATGGTGAGGTATGATAAACAATCAAGACGTCACTCATGTGAATAAGGCCACCGATGCTAGTAGCTGTAAATATGTACGATTATTGACCGCTCCCTGTTTACCTGTTGAAGGATATTAAATTTACTATAAttgataaacaaatttaatacaCACAAAGAAACATTTTGTTAGAAAATGATATTacaacattatatatatatatatttttttttttaaccatatttaatgagggtgatccatccagctattgctgcaGTCATTAGGGACccttcacaagacaaacatatacacaagctGCTCTACataacaaagtcttattacaagtctttggaaGTGGAGAATTTggttggtccttagaaaaaatcctgacatgtgacgggacttgaacacaggacccttggagtggtagccaagcatcataaccaccaagccacaactccacccAAAAAAAATTTGATAGGATATTCTGGGACCTGTTCACTAGATCGTTGACTGATGCTGCAGTCCTAGAATAAAGCCCATTCTGTTTTCTTAGAAAagttcatatttattttgactaattgtaacattttatttctagTTTTAAGGTTTAACTAAATTGAGTAATCAGAATATACCTACGTCCAAAAGTGATGAAGACCTCTTGGCTGTCATTAGAAACTTGACAAGAATATTTACCACTTTGATCAAAAGATGACATATTAATTCCCAAAATCGATTCATTAGATTCTAAAATGGTCTCAATAAAATACCATGTTATTGTATATCCTGTCATATCCAAGTTGCAGCGTAACTCTAATACATCACCCTCAATAAGTTCAAAAGTTTTTGGTTGGCTAGGCAATGTCACTGTAAAAGAAAAATTTGTTcaaaatttcattttgaaaaaattcattcattctgtTATAGGTGTACTGGATTCAAAAGTGAAGGTGAAAGAAATGTCATAATCTACATTAAATGAAATGCTATTCATTAAgcattatacggtatattttggaatataccgtataatagcCACAAACGATgggaatatttatatatacggtatattcttTATGagacccgtttctgctgccaaaaaatataccgtatataaaatataccgtatatatacggtatatttttggcagcagaaacggggccatGTATGGATCTCTCAAAAAAGAACTTATTCCCTaattttcaaatcaaattataGCAAATAAAGTATATTCTAATCATTCATTTTAggaacaattacatttttataataatatgtcCGTCCATTTTTTCAACTTCCTTTTATAACCACAGGCTTtgtatataattgttttgtataatttatatagatttatatataatttatatagatttttattaattcatttttaaaatgttatctaAGCATACTACATATATATACTACGTTCTCAAAATAATGTGTGAAACAGAGACTACTGTACATCTTATccttctttttttaatttaaaaaataaataatcaaataaaatcaaatgatCATTGCTAATAATTGATCAGAAAACTACAAGTATGTGTGAGAATTTCACTGTATGCACGTACTGTACGAAAGTACAATTTACAacatttctattgtttttttaaaatttagcatcgAAAATCTTAAAATTGATTTAAGTGCATGTGATATTAACAACATGATGCAACACCTTGTGCAATGTACTCAAAATGAAATTCTATGCGTTGATTGGAtgctgaaaaatataaatttggaaatcattgTGAAACAACAAAAGAACAAGGGTGTGCTAACCAATGCTTACCGGTATTGTATCaggaaacattaaaaaaaaacacacaaaaacaaaGGAAGAAAATACAGAtttaaaaacaaagtaaaaaaacaaGGTAGCCTGAAAACATGCAAGTCTGTGTCTGCAGTAAGGTCTGTCAGCCTGACATTAGGAGAACGAGCCCTATTTAGCGTGAGCTTTTGCCTCTGGCATCttacttgtttatttttgcCTAAAGCCAGTCATTAATGTCTTAGGCAATTAATAAATCACGTAACACCTTGTTCATCTTCCAGGCTCAGCCTTCCTTGCTTCTGATTGGCTGCAATGCACAGCCTATTTTGGAATTGGTCACTCATTGTATTTAGAAACCACCATTATACCATGGGTAAATTTTTTGCACACAAAATTAAAGAATGCAAGTGGCCTTGTGGTTAGCAAGGTCAGTTCTAATCTAACAGCAGGGAGCCAAAGAATGAACTGTAGAGatgagtttaaaataaaaatttgtgttttgtgcACCCAGACTAAAATCGCTGGAAAAGCAAaaacttttgttttgaaattaaaactatatttataaactatttcATGTTCTTCAGCTGAGATCTCAAAATGATCTCTATGGATTTGCCACCCCTCTAATgttaaatatataggcctataataaatagtacagtaatactatttcaaattataagcaaacaattaaatactgtattttataatcatattttatataatagttaCTTTATGTCTCAATTATAAACCCCTTTTCTTGAGTATACCCCAATTGTATGCACATttatggaggaaatatatatttatgtttttctcaATACATAATagttcagtttttttttcacattaatgTGACATTTGTTTGTCTAAGTTGTGTGAAGTAATGATACCAAAAATGTTAACTCTTAATTTGTAACTCCTGAATTGTAATCAATAGATTAGGTCtaagtaaatattaaaaaatggttGTTAATGTTACAGATGGAACATTTTTGTTATAGGCCaggatatcattattttaacgATTACCTAAAAAATCagatactgtaattaatacacTGAATAAAATCTGTATGTgcatgttatatatttattttaatttgaaaattaacaattgccatgtaaacatatattatgggcctaatttgaattaaattttatagAGTATATATTCTTAAAAAATTCCTGTCCgttaaaaaacaaggccaacagccattaagtcgcgtgctacaatgcatagtgataccggaccgaccgacagacagaccgacagaccgaccgacatagtgaactactGAACATgtgtaaaaatgttgaaatgtttaaaaacatttatatttttttaatttacacgtgcgtagcctgtcacttttgacgtgctcatataacgtaatttctagttgaaaagtaagtcaagaaaacagaaatcgggcaaaaagagtgcgcaataacatttaacgcgcagtgcgcgcgcaaaaatctgcgcactcatggcaattttgtaaacgcttaaaattgcctgaaacgtactcttatttcatcgaaaataaattttgaaaattttaagcgcgcgtacgcatgcgttacatgcgctacgcacgtaattgtattgccatataatgatttatgccctgaaatttatgagtaccaaattttatttaattgtgattcatggttgtgaagatatgattacaaacgtgatttcgttaaatcgtgcgtagaccgcgtaattttttattgcgcaccgtgaaaacataaccacatcgattcctggccataaggaatatactgtgaaaaattgacttagctagattaaactgatatcaagataaggtcagaaagcgataacatgcatagtgataccggaccgacagacagacggaccgaccgaccgacatagtgaactatagagtcgcgtgcacgcgactaaaaatgtga contains:
- the LOC140050993 gene encoding uncharacterized protein → MRMKNSFNMASFIFTAIIMLHSLAHVYCNKQVTLPSQPKTFELIEGDVLELRCNLDMTGYTITWYFIETILESNESILGINMSSFDQSGKYSCQVSNDSQEVFITFGRR